From a single Bryobacter aggregatus MPL3 genomic region:
- the eno gene encoding phosphopyruvate hydratase, giving the protein MTEIVKIVGREILDSRGNPTVEADVILADGSLGRAAVPSGASTGEHEAVELRDEDKGRYLGKGVTKAVANVNEILGKNLVGMSATRQADIDRAMIALDGTPNKANLGANALLAVSMATARAAAESQMTPLYRYLGGVNACTLPVPMMNILNGGAHADNSVDPQEFMIAPVGASSFREALRMGAEVFHVLKGVLKKKGYSTSVGDEGGFAPSLKSNQEAVDVILEAIVLAGYKPGEQISLALDCAASEFYDKTKKKYVFKKSDKSEYTSAEMVALWESWANQYPIISIEDGLDENDWDGWKIITEKLGKKVQLVGDDLFVTNTSILAKGIEKGIANSILIKVNQIGTLTETLEAMAMAANAGYTSMASHRSGETEDTFIADLAVATGCGQIKTGSASRTDRIAKYNQLLRIEEELGASAKYAGKKAFKQ; this is encoded by the coding sequence ATGACTGAAATTGTGAAAATTGTGGGCCGCGAGATCCTCGATTCGCGCGGCAACCCGACTGTGGAAGCGGATGTAATTCTGGCGGACGGTTCGCTCGGCCGGGCGGCTGTGCCAAGCGGCGCCTCAACCGGCGAGCATGAAGCGGTCGAACTGCGCGACGAAGACAAGGGCCGTTATCTCGGCAAGGGCGTCACCAAGGCTGTCGCCAACGTCAACGAAATTCTCGGGAAGAACCTGGTTGGCATGAGCGCCACCCGTCAGGCTGACATCGATCGCGCCATGATCGCGCTCGACGGCACGCCGAACAAAGCGAATCTGGGCGCCAACGCGCTGCTCGCTGTCTCGATGGCCACTGCGCGCGCTGCGGCCGAAAGCCAGATGACGCCGCTTTACCGCTACCTCGGTGGCGTCAACGCCTGCACGCTGCCTGTGCCGATGATGAACATCCTCAATGGCGGCGCGCATGCGGACAACTCCGTCGATCCGCAGGAATTCATGATCGCCCCGGTTGGCGCCAGCAGCTTCCGGGAAGCTCTGCGCATGGGTGCGGAAGTGTTCCACGTCCTCAAAGGCGTACTGAAGAAGAAGGGCTATTCCACCTCTGTCGGCGACGAGGGCGGCTTTGCTCCTTCCTTGAAGTCGAACCAGGAAGCCGTCGACGTCATCCTCGAGGCGATCGTCCTTGCCGGCTACAAGCCCGGCGAACAGATCTCCCTCGCCCTCGATTGCGCGGCCTCTGAGTTCTACGACAAGACCAAGAAGAAGTACGTCTTCAAGAAGAGCGACAAGAGCGAGTACACCTCTGCCGAAATGGTGGCTTTGTGGGAAAGCTGGGCGAACCAGTACCCGATCATCTCCATCGAAGACGGCCTCGACGAAAACGATTGGGACGGCTGGAAGATCATCACCGAGAAGCTCGGCAAGAAGGTCCAACTCGTGGGCGACGATCTCTTCGTCACCAACACCAGCATCCTCGCCAAGGGCATCGAGAAGGGCATTGCTAACTCGATCCTGATCAAGGTGAACCAGATTGGCACCCTCACCGAGACCCTCGAAGCGATGGCTATGGCAGCCAATGCCGGCTACACCTCGATGGCCTCCCATCGCTCGGGTGAAACCGAAGACACCTTCATCGCCGACCTGGCCGTCGCCACCGGCTGTGGACAGATCAAGACCGGTTCGGCCTCCCGTACCGATCGCATTGCCAAGTACAACCAGTTGCTCCGCATCGAAGAGGAACTCGGCGCTTCCGCCAAGTACGCAGGCAAGAAAGCGTTCAAGCAGTAA
- the gpmI gene encoding 2,3-bisphosphoglycerate-independent phosphoglycerate mutase produces MSKPDLVVLTILDGFGWREETEGNAVIAAHKPNFDRLWAANPHTLIEASGPWVGLPVGQMGNSEVGHLNIGSGRIVRMDVSRIDYAIETGEFFELPELKAAMQTERLHLLGLVSDGGVHSMNTHLYALLDMARREGVKEVYVHCFMDGRDTPPQSGAGFLKALEPHLGNAKIASVMGRYYAMDRDKRWERVEKAAVAMTALAPLTNTSALAAVEASYAAGTTDEFVEPVTIVDGAGKPVGPIQPGDSCIFFNYRADRARELTERLTKDGNLRFTMMTEYDRTFTHPFVFKPETHENVLGDWLSRHGIANLRVAETEKYPHVTFFFNGGIEKPYEGEAREMVASPKVATYDLMPEMSAAGVCQKVVDGIESGKFGVIVVNFANPDMVGHSGVFAAAVKAVETSDYCVGKIEEALNKRGNYAWIITADHGNSETMIDPVTKGPHTYHTTNPVPVVIVDQDHRELRTSAANERGSLRDLAPTMLDLLGIPQPPEMTGASLRK; encoded by the coding sequence ATGTCTAAGCCCGATCTCGTTGTGTTGACCATTCTCGACGGCTTCGGCTGGAGAGAAGAAACAGAAGGCAATGCGGTGATCGCCGCCCACAAACCGAATTTCGATCGGTTGTGGGCGGCCAATCCGCACACGCTGATTGAAGCTTCAGGACCTTGGGTTGGTCTGCCTGTCGGCCAGATGGGCAACAGCGAGGTCGGGCATCTGAATATTGGTTCGGGCCGGATCGTCCGCATGGACGTTTCGCGCATCGACTATGCCATTGAGACCGGCGAGTTCTTTGAACTGCCGGAATTGAAGGCGGCGATGCAGACCGAGCGGCTTCATTTGCTGGGCCTGGTCAGCGATGGCGGTGTCCATTCGATGAACACGCATTTGTATGCGCTGCTCGACATGGCGCGCCGCGAAGGCGTCAAAGAAGTTTATGTCCATTGCTTTATGGATGGCCGCGACACGCCGCCGCAGTCCGGCGCCGGGTTCTTGAAGGCGCTCGAGCCGCATCTCGGCAACGCGAAGATCGCCTCCGTCATGGGCCGCTACTATGCAATGGATCGCGATAAGCGTTGGGAACGTGTCGAGAAGGCTGCCGTTGCGATGACGGCGCTGGCGCCGCTTACCAACACCTCGGCGCTTGCTGCCGTTGAGGCCAGCTACGCCGCGGGCACCACCGATGAGTTTGTCGAGCCGGTGACCATTGTCGACGGGGCAGGGAAGCCAGTTGGCCCCATCCAGCCGGGCGACTCCTGCATCTTCTTCAACTACCGCGCCGACCGGGCTCGCGAGCTCACCGAGCGCCTGACGAAGGACGGCAATCTGCGCTTCACGATGATGACGGAGTACGACCGTACCTTCACGCATCCCTTCGTCTTTAAGCCGGAAACCCACGAGAATGTGCTCGGGGATTGGCTCTCGCGCCACGGCATCGCGAACTTGCGTGTTGCCGAGACGGAGAAGTATCCGCACGTCACCTTCTTCTTTAACGGCGGCATTGAGAAGCCTTATGAAGGCGAAGCGCGCGAGATGGTTGCCTCTCCGAAAGTCGCTACCTACGATTTAATGCCTGAGATGTCTGCCGCTGGCGTTTGCCAGAAGGTGGTCGACGGCATCGAATCCGGTAAGTTTGGCGTGATCGTGGTGAACTTCGCCAACCCCGACATGGTGGGCCACTCCGGTGTCTTTGCCGCGGCGGTCAAGGCGGTTGAGACTTCCGACTATTGCGTCGGCAAGATCGAAGAAGCTCTGAACAAGCGTGGCAACTATGCCTGGATCATCACCGCCGATCACGGGAATTCTGAGACCATGATCGATCCGGTTACCAAGGGACCGCACACCTACCACACCACGAATCCGGTTCCGGTTGTGATCGTGGACCAGGACCACCGGGAGTTGCGTACGAGTGCCGCCAATGAACGGGGCAGCCTGCGCGACCTGGCTCCGACAATGCTTGATTTGCTCGGGATTCCACAGCCCCCTGAGATGACTGGCGCCAGTCTTCGGAAGTAG
- a CDS encoding aldo/keto reductase encodes MQTKRLGNSDLDITPIGVGAWAIGGGGWAFGWGPQDDTESVDAIRAAIDAGINWIDTAAVYGLGHSEEIVAKALTGIGKRPYVFTKCERIWNEKGEIGKSLKADSIRREVEASLRRLKVDVIDLYQIHWPEPDEDIEEGWATMAELKQEGKVRWIGVSNFNEEQMKRAQKIAPITSLQPPYSLVQREIEESILPHTAATNVGVIVYSPMKNGLLSGRMTKERVANLPEDDFRRRSPYFQEPGLTNTLHLVEDLDPVAGKYGCTVGEVAIAWTLHHPAVTSAIVGLRNRSQLDGVIKSATLKIENADFQLIDQLLKKHNL; translated from the coding sequence ATGCAAACCAAACGTTTAGGGAATAGTGATCTCGACATTACGCCAATTGGCGTCGGGGCATGGGCAATCGGCGGGGGTGGTTGGGCTTTTGGTTGGGGACCGCAAGATGATACGGAGTCCGTTGACGCCATTCGCGCCGCGATTGATGCGGGCATCAACTGGATCGACACGGCTGCAGTCTATGGGCTGGGACATTCTGAGGAGATCGTCGCTAAAGCGTTGACTGGCATCGGCAAACGGCCCTATGTCTTCACAAAGTGCGAACGCATCTGGAATGAAAAGGGTGAGATCGGCAAGAGCCTCAAGGCCGATTCGATCCGCCGCGAAGTGGAAGCGAGCCTGCGCCGCCTCAAGGTCGACGTGATTGACCTCTATCAGATTCATTGGCCGGAACCGGACGAAGATATCGAAGAGGGCTGGGCGACCATGGCTGAACTGAAACAGGAAGGAAAAGTCCGCTGGATCGGTGTTTCGAATTTTAATGAGGAACAGATGAAGCGGGCGCAGAAGATTGCACCCATCACTTCGCTCCAACCGCCTTACTCCCTCGTCCAGCGGGAAATCGAAGAGAGCATTCTGCCGCATACCGCAGCCACCAATGTCGGTGTCATTGTGTATTCTCCGATGAAGAATGGCTTGCTGAGTGGAAGGATGACCAAGGAGCGAGTCGCGAATCTGCCCGAGGACGATTTCCGCCGGCGGAGCCCGTACTTCCAGGAGCCCGGCCTGACCAATACGCTACATCTGGTGGAAGACCTGGATCCCGTGGCGGGCAAGTACGGTTGTACTGTGGGCGAAGTGGCCATTGCCTGGACGCTGCACCATCCGGCTGTCACCTCGGCGATTGTCGGATTAAGAAATCGTAGTCAGCTTGATGGTGTAATTAAATCAGCGACTCTCAAAATTGAGAATGCGGATTTCCAACTCATTGATCAATTGCTCAAAAAGCATAATCTCTAG
- a CDS encoding ABC transporter permease yields MTTSFLTACGLALDSIKAHKLRSFLTLLGVVIGVASVILVGAGIEGLGMTAEESTSKAFGTESYLLAQIANVGRMTPKQRSEKLRRNRQLRRDDLAYLRASTGEAVQYSPYFQRVDDVKQQDRTMEACSIIGVSAALAEIRDVAVVDGRFFTEQEEHNKAFVAVIGDEIRTTFFPGTSPLGETIRVRGYDFKIVGVQEKLGSSFGRSQDNSVYIPDTTYEKLYGPARSMTIFARSKPGTGLSFDDSLEVTRGAMRIRNHLGPTKEDNFDFLTPDSIRGFVDSILGMIRLVVVPITLISLIVGGIVIMNIMLVSVTERTKEIGIRKSLGARSGDIMALILTESFMISAFGGLLGILIAWGLVQLLVQLLQANMRITWPYVALAVFVSSGVGLISGWYPARKASRLDPIEALRAD; encoded by the coding sequence GTGACTACCTCTTTTCTAACCGCTTGCGGTCTGGCCCTTGATTCGATCAAGGCGCATAAGCTACGAAGTTTTCTCACGCTGCTCGGCGTCGTCATCGGCGTCGCCAGCGTGATCTTGGTTGGCGCCGGAATCGAGGGCCTTGGCATGACGGCCGAGGAGTCGACTTCAAAAGCTTTCGGAACAGAATCCTACCTGCTGGCTCAAATTGCCAATGTGGGCCGGATGACCCCGAAACAGCGGTCAGAAAAGTTGCGCCGGAATCGTCAATTGCGCCGTGACGATCTGGCCTATCTGCGCGCCTCCACGGGCGAAGCAGTGCAGTACAGCCCTTATTTCCAAAGAGTCGATGACGTGAAGCAGCAGGACCGTACGATGGAGGCCTGTAGCATCATTGGTGTTTCGGCGGCGCTTGCGGAGATCCGCGACGTCGCCGTCGTCGATGGCCGCTTTTTCACCGAGCAGGAAGAACACAACAAGGCCTTCGTTGCGGTCATTGGCGATGAGATCCGTACCACCTTCTTTCCGGGCACGAGTCCGCTTGGCGAGACCATTCGGGTGCGCGGCTACGACTTCAAAATCGTTGGCGTCCAGGAGAAGCTCGGCTCCAGCTTCGGCCGCAGTCAGGACAACTCTGTCTACATCCCTGACACTACTTACGAGAAGCTCTATGGACCGGCAAGGTCGATGACGATCTTTGCACGCTCCAAGCCCGGCACCGGCCTTTCCTTTGACGATTCGCTCGAGGTCACCCGCGGCGCGATGCGCATCCGCAATCATCTGGGCCCAACCAAGGAAGACAATTTCGACTTTCTGACGCCTGATTCCATTCGCGGCTTTGTCGACAGCATCCTCGGCATGATTCGGCTGGTGGTTGTCCCCATCACGCTCATCTCGCTGATCGTCGGCGGCATCGTCATCATGAACATCATGCTGGTGAGCGTCACGGAGCGCACCAAGGAGATTGGAATTCGCAAGTCCCTGGGCGCTCGCAGCGGAGACATCATGGCGCTGATTCTCACGGAGAGTTTCATGATCTCCGCCTTTGGCGGTCTGCTGGGGATTCTGATTGCTTGGGGCTTGGTCCAACTGCTGGTCCAGCTTTTGCAGGCCAATATGCGCATTACCTGGCCCTATGTTGCGCTCGCCGTGTTTGTGTCGAGTGGGGTGGGCTTGATCTCTGGCTGGTACCCGGCGCGCAAAGCCTCACGTTTGGATCCGATTGAAGCATTGAGGGCCGATTAG
- a CDS encoding ABC transporter permease translates to MSVPIVETIRLAADSVWANRFRSGLTILGIVIGITTVVTVASLLTGLRAGIVTFFEEFGPDSVFVSRFSGDPGQGGSPKEQKRRPLKLEYVDFIERTSPAIERISASLLIPSVQGGKALSAKVPGFESDTINLQGRSPNAYLVQPRELREGRVFTPDEANRGLRVCVIGASIAEALYPEGNVSNKMITVDGAEYRVLGVFEKAKGGFFGENGLDRNIEIPYSVARQKYPFVDNLFLTAQAKKGLRDQAFDEFQAAMRRLRNLKPGQENDFNISTADQIIAQFDKITGLIVMVSIAISGLGLLVGGIGVMNIMLVSVTERTREIGIRKALGARRPDIVFQFLLEASSLTVLGGIVGIAFASLVTFVIAKLVPALPSNTPLWAVVAGLGMSIAVGVFFGTWPALKAARLDPVEALRYE, encoded by the coding sequence ATGTCTGTTCCCATCGTTGAAACCATCCGTCTGGCCGCAGACTCTGTTTGGGCCAATCGATTCCGCTCCGGACTGACCATCCTCGGGATTGTCATCGGAATTACGACCGTGGTCACTGTTGCCAGTCTTCTGACCGGGCTTCGGGCGGGGATCGTGACCTTCTTTGAAGAGTTTGGGCCCGATTCGGTGTTCGTCTCCCGCTTTTCGGGGGATCCCGGGCAAGGAGGCTCTCCCAAGGAGCAGAAGCGCCGGCCGCTTAAGCTCGAGTATGTCGACTTCATCGAGAGGACCAGTCCAGCAATCGAGCGCATCTCCGCCTCTTTGCTGATCCCCTCTGTGCAGGGTGGCAAGGCGCTTTCTGCAAAAGTGCCGGGTTTTGAAAGCGACACGATCAATCTCCAGGGACGTAGCCCCAATGCCTATCTTGTCCAACCGCGAGAGTTGCGGGAGGGGCGTGTCTTTACGCCAGACGAAGCCAATCGTGGACTGCGTGTTTGCGTCATTGGCGCGAGCATTGCGGAGGCTTTGTATCCGGAAGGCAATGTCAGCAATAAAATGATCACGGTTGATGGCGCGGAGTATCGCGTGCTTGGTGTTTTTGAGAAGGCCAAGGGCGGCTTCTTCGGAGAGAATGGCCTCGATCGCAATATCGAGATTCCTTACTCGGTGGCGCGGCAAAAGTATCCCTTTGTCGACAATCTTTTCCTGACCGCACAAGCGAAGAAGGGCCTTCGCGATCAGGCTTTCGATGAGTTCCAGGCCGCAATGCGGCGGCTGCGGAATCTGAAGCCCGGCCAGGAGAACGATTTCAATATCTCGACGGCCGATCAGATCATTGCGCAGTTCGACAAAATTACCGGCCTGATTGTGATGGTCTCGATTGCCATCTCCGGGCTCGGCTTGCTAGTGGGTGGGATCGGTGTCATGAACATCATGTTGGTAAGTGTGACGGAGAGAACCCGTGAGATCGGAATCCGCAAGGCGCTCGGCGCACGCCGTCCCGACATCGTGTTCCAATTCCTGTTGGAAGCATCGAGCCTCACGGTTCTGGGTGGAATTGTGGGAATTGCCTTCGCTAGTCTTGTCACCTTCGTGATTGCCAAGCTGGTGCCTGCTCTGCCGAGTAACACTCCCCTCTGGGCGGTTGTTGCGGGCTTGGGCATGAGCATTGCCGTCGGGGTCTTTTTCGGCACTTGGCCGGCGCTGAAGGCGGCCCGGTTGGACCCGGTTGAAGCGCTCCGCTACGAATAG
- a CDS encoding Flp family type IVb pilin, which translates to MRLQADTEGQDLIEYALLVGFMVVAIWAFFPTSIFPSISNIFNRLVSTASVLVP; encoded by the coding sequence ATGCGGCTTCAGGCTGATACGGAAGGTCAGGATTTGATTGAGTATGCCCTGCTGGTTGGGTTTATGGTGGTTGCCATCTGGGCCTTTTTCCCCACGAGCATTTTTCCTTCGATTAGCAACATCTTCAACCGCCTGGTGAGCACCGCCAGCGTTCTTGTCCCTTAA
- a CDS encoding response regulator, translating into MEILPSPAIVEIAVLDDDNDFRTYMEDVLVEDQQFAVHGFAHPEDLFVAASQRLPDIVLLDMKMGDFQGEQVLEELLTRWPKLCVIIVTGYPSLDDMRAALKRKAFDYLTKPFSLAQLRLTLANAIETFGLGRAAQDRLRERLGHRIKLLRVERDWSLKDVAAATKLSVSQISSIERGAHLPSLESFLAICKAFDKKPSEILVAIEF; encoded by the coding sequence ATGGAAATTCTGCCTTCACCGGCTATCGTTGAAATCGCTGTGCTTGACGACGACAACGACTTCCGTACTTATATGGAAGATGTCCTGGTGGAGGATCAACAATTTGCGGTTCACGGGTTTGCTCATCCTGAAGATCTGTTTGTAGCCGCCAGCCAACGCCTGCCGGATATTGTCCTGCTCGACATGAAAATGGGCGACTTCCAGGGGGAGCAGGTTCTGGAGGAACTCCTCACGCGCTGGCCGAAGCTCTGCGTGATCATTGTGACTGGTTATCCGTCGCTTGATGACATGCGGGCGGCACTCAAGCGCAAAGCCTTTGATTACCTCACCAAACCCTTTAGCCTGGCTCAGTTGCGTTTGACATTGGCGAATGCAATCGAGACCTTTGGTCTCGGCCGGGCGGCGCAAGACCGTTTGCGCGAACGGCTCGGTCATCGCATCAAACTGCTGCGGGTGGAGCGGGACTGGAGTTTGAAAGATGTTGCTGCCGCCACCAAGTTGAGTGTCAGTCAAATCAGTTCCATTGAGCGCGGCGCTCATTTGCCCTCGCTTGAAAGTTTTCTCGCCATCTGCAAGGCTTTCGATAAGAAGCCTTCGGAAATCCTCGTGGCGATCGAATTTTAA
- a CDS encoding tetratricopeptide repeat protein, producing the protein MDLDPAKIRTQLDRILASSHFSKAEKLSRFLRQTVENALIPGAEAMKEYEIGVRVYGRKEDFDPRVDSTVRAEAVRLRAKLQQYYASEGRNDAIRISLPKGNYVPHFTTAQQSRRGVIAVATALPVFAGLGYLASRNTASKPQGISSIAVLRFASLNPGGETESRAQELRGEVISALSAVPGMRVSASEAVVAGNGGPEDWLQLGKRLKVDAFLEGSVRREAGKLKLTAQLISAADGFHLWATTIEGQAGSDREVAQTALRDLRERLRTGKSNTGSPEAVRLYLDAHRNHSLPEQLKLLQHSVEADPQFALAWGSIAAAERELGDQRQPGWQDHMTRAKAAAQHALSIEETIVEAHHTIGGISLLHDYDLSLSASHLKRAVELAPRDAVIQQLYSSALCVMGRFEEAMEEVSRAQIGAPNDAGIAIGKSNVYYNWHKFRDAEEEGRSALAHQQPRWEARARWAIGIALDAQSKLPEAEAQFRQALAASANEFRAVIGLALVLLRQGRIREAETIWKQGNERWKKWGGLGHTSRSYYFAALGDPQQAVQELWAAHAVHEQAFPYFLVDPRLDSIRAEPGMQELLARVRR; encoded by the coding sequence ATGGATCTAGATCCAGCCAAGATTCGTACACAGTTGGATCGCATTCTGGCGAGCAGCCACTTCTCAAAAGCCGAGAAGCTCAGCCGCTTTCTTCGGCAGACGGTCGAGAACGCGCTGATTCCTGGCGCGGAAGCGATGAAGGAGTACGAGATTGGTGTTCGGGTTTACGGCCGCAAGGAAGACTTCGACCCACGGGTGGACTCTACCGTTCGCGCCGAAGCCGTACGGCTTCGCGCGAAGCTGCAACAGTATTACGCCAGTGAAGGCAGGAACGACGCCATCCGGATCTCGCTCCCCAAGGGGAACTATGTCCCGCACTTTACCACTGCACAACAATCGCGACGAGGAGTGATCGCCGTCGCGACCGCACTACCGGTATTCGCGGGCCTCGGTTACCTTGCGTCACGCAACACCGCCAGCAAGCCGCAAGGAATCTCTTCGATTGCGGTGCTCCGGTTCGCGTCGTTGAATCCAGGAGGAGAAACGGAATCGCGCGCCCAGGAGTTGCGGGGCGAAGTGATATCCGCGCTCTCGGCGGTGCCTGGGATGCGCGTCTCGGCGAGCGAAGCGGTGGTCGCCGGGAATGGCGGTCCCGAAGACTGGCTTCAACTGGGCAAGCGCCTCAAAGTAGATGCCTTTCTCGAGGGGAGTGTCCGAAGAGAAGCAGGTAAGTTGAAATTGACGGCGCAGCTCATCTCTGCCGCCGACGGCTTCCACCTCTGGGCCACGACCATTGAGGGCCAAGCCGGAAGCGACCGCGAAGTGGCGCAAACCGCACTCAGAGACTTGCGAGAACGCCTGCGGACCGGCAAATCCAACACGGGGAGCCCGGAAGCTGTACGCCTCTACCTCGATGCTCACCGCAATCATTCCCTGCCCGAGCAGCTCAAGCTGTTACAGCATAGCGTCGAAGCGGATCCTCAGTTCGCGCTTGCCTGGGGATCGATCGCAGCAGCGGAGCGGGAGTTGGGAGACCAGAGGCAACCAGGATGGCAGGACCATATGACCCGCGCCAAAGCGGCGGCCCAGCACGCACTCTCCATAGAAGAGACGATCGTAGAGGCACACCACACCATTGGCGGCATTAGCCTGCTCCACGATTACGATCTTTCCTTATCGGCCTCGCATCTGAAGAGAGCGGTCGAGTTGGCGCCGCGTGACGCAGTGATACAGCAACTCTACAGTTCCGCTCTGTGTGTGATGGGCCGTTTCGAGGAGGCGATGGAGGAGGTGTCGCGAGCGCAAATTGGAGCACCGAACGACGCCGGCATTGCGATCGGAAAATCGAACGTCTATTACAACTGGCATAAGTTTCGCGACGCCGAAGAAGAGGGCCGCTCGGCGCTCGCTCATCAGCAACCACGCTGGGAGGCAAGAGCACGCTGGGCAATCGGAATCGCGCTGGACGCCCAGAGTAAACTGCCGGAAGCAGAAGCGCAGTTCCGCCAGGCCCTTGCGGCCTCGGCAAACGAGTTTCGCGCAGTCATTGGCCTTGCGCTGGTGCTGCTGCGGCAAGGCCGCATCCGTGAAGCCGAGACGATCTGGAAACAAGGCAACGAACGATGGAAGAAATGGGGAGGGCTCGGGCACACCTCCCGCTCCTACTATTTCGCAGCCCTGGGCGATCCGCAGCAAGCCGTGCAGGAACTCTGGGCGGCGCATGCGGTTCACGAACAAGCCTTTCCCTATTTCCTGGTGGACCCAAGGCTGGACTCGATTCGAGCCGAGCCGGGAATGCAGGAGTTGCTGGCTCGGGTGCGCCGTTAA
- a CDS encoding PEP-CTERM sorting domain-containing protein, whose amino-acid sequence MKHLFLLVLATPLLASTIVYSNFGPSQSYAALGINVGNGTVFGSGFSPTATGILESISLPLFTRLDTTAVSNLTVGISEGIPNAISFLELWTVSASSLSTASITTLTLQSLVHPILASGTLYYLTIFTLGDEVDGTFSWAKNNMGDAKGVTSFNHGNTFSSPGAASGAFEIQANVDSVPEPSTLLLTASAAGVLWWRRRR is encoded by the coding sequence ATGAAACATCTATTTTTGCTGGTTCTTGCCACGCCGCTTCTGGCGTCTACAATCGTCTATTCGAACTTTGGGCCAAGTCAATCGTATGCTGCTCTGGGAATCAATGTCGGGAACGGAACGGTTTTCGGCTCCGGCTTCTCGCCCACCGCGACCGGGATCCTGGAGAGCATCAGCCTGCCGCTCTTCACTCGACTCGATACCACTGCGGTCTCCAATCTGACGGTCGGGATCTCAGAAGGGATTCCCAATGCCATTTCATTTCTGGAGTTGTGGACGGTCTCTGCCTCCTCTCTCAGCACTGCATCGATCACGACGCTGACGCTGCAGAGCCTGGTCCATCCGATACTGGCGAGCGGCACTTTGTACTACCTGACGATTTTCACGCTAGGTGACGAAGTGGATGGCACCTTCTCTTGGGCCAAAAACAATATGGGCGACGCAAAAGGCGTGACGAGCTTTAATCATGGCAACACCTTCTCGTCTCCTGGAGCCGCTTCAGGCGCCTTTGAGATCCAGGCGAATGTGGACAGCGTTCCCGAGCCATCCACTTTGCTCCTGACTGCCTCCGCGGCTGGAGTTTTGTGGTGGCGCCGTCGGCGCTAA
- a CDS encoding glycosyltransferase family 4 protein — protein MPRRLLLVLTEFPPSFGGMQTHALELSRWLHARGYVLEVATYRLEDGPAEVPDLPFRVHRVLSRVSYHANLRKLERVARAMGAELIYSSTVYFGELATRLGIPMFCRSAGNDVLRPWIAWPFEAGSTVLDLPWVERQLYRRWKKWEWPERLESLLLGRRADVMRASARRMARIFANSEYTRKLLYEAEVDRERVSLLPGGVDANFFARSPAARAELGLERDGYYLLTACRLVEKKGLDTLLASMAILRAKGARLQLLIAGEGKQRRHAENLIAALDLTSTVQLLGYVRHDRLRDYMHAANAFVLSSKDVVHPRTGLRDSETMGRVLCEAGASGLPVIASASGGIPSIVENGVNGLLVESGSAGDLAEKIELLWRDPILSAKLGRCGKERAQTQFDWPVLFAAHEQAIQSLLVNRI, from the coding sequence ATGCCGAGACGTTTGCTATTGGTGCTCACCGAATTCCCCCCTTCTTTCGGGGGGATGCAGACCCATGCACTCGAGCTCAGCCGCTGGCTCCATGCACGTGGTTATGTGCTCGAAGTGGCAACCTACCGGCTCGAAGACGGACCGGCGGAAGTCCCAGATTTGCCCTTCCGCGTGCATCGTGTCCTGTCCCGCGTGTCGTACCACGCGAATCTCCGCAAGCTGGAACGCGTCGCCCGCGCGATGGGCGCCGAACTCATCTATTCCTCCACGGTCTACTTTGGCGAACTGGCCACACGGCTGGGCATCCCAATGTTTTGCCGCAGTGCGGGCAACGACGTGCTACGCCCCTGGATTGCCTGGCCCTTTGAGGCCGGCAGCACGGTGCTCGATCTTCCCTGGGTGGAGCGGCAGCTCTACCGCCGGTGGAAGAAATGGGAGTGGCCGGAACGGCTGGAATCGCTCTTGCTCGGCAGGAGAGCCGATGTGATGCGCGCCTCCGCCAGACGCATGGCAAGGATCTTTGCCAACTCCGAATACACGCGCAAGCTCTTATACGAAGCAGAAGTGGACCGGGAACGGGTGAGCTTGCTACCCGGCGGCGTAGACGCAAATTTCTTTGCACGCAGCCCGGCGGCGCGGGCAGAGCTCGGATTGGAGCGAGATGGCTATTATCTTCTGACAGCCTGCAGACTGGTGGAAAAGAAGGGCCTCGACACGCTTCTGGCATCGATGGCCATTCTGCGCGCCAAAGGAGCAAGGCTGCAGCTCCTGATCGCAGGCGAGGGGAAACAACGGAGGCACGCCGAGAACCTGATCGCAGCTCTGGATTTGACCAGCACGGTGCAACTGTTGGGCTATGTCCGCCACGATCGCCTGCGGGACTATATGCACGCGGCAAACGCCTTTGTGCTTTCGAGCAAAGACGTGGTGCACCCCAGAACCGGACTGCGGGATTCAGAAACGATGGGACGGGTCCTATGCGAAGCAGGAGCCAGTGGACTGCCAGTGATCGCATCGGCCAGCGGCGGAATCCCCAGCATCGTCGAGAATGGCGTCAACGGATTGTTGGTGGAGTCCGGATCTGCCGGAGATCTGGCAGAGAAGATCGAATTGCTCTGGAGAGATCCGATTCTATCGGCAAAGCTCGGGCGCTGTGGCAAAGAACGGGCACAAACGCAATTCGACTGGCCCGTTCTTTTCGCAGCTCATGAGCAAGCGATCCAATCGCTGCTCGTTAATAGGATCTGA